One segment of Rhipicephalus sanguineus isolate Rsan-2018 chromosome 6, BIME_Rsan_1.4, whole genome shotgun sequence DNA contains the following:
- the LOC125758866 gene encoding uncharacterized protein LOC125758866 yields the protein MHERIVPILAVVSLVAASPADSHFVYKIGIAVRSYQQRHLSGSNWEEKAQFLATYMATAYMYRKDVVRFGIHWINSSADIDLCELRKDGVVALLVSNECAATAVLARKARQAHLPFLAVLNRGCSRQWVLRKAYGNEALTEDQQEPSEEIEEPTGTLLVPYFEEFDTRVVLAKMEAMGVNRALVVYDDVFATYAMETFREQTEGLNLTMAFVPLEANRTRVKEAINQTLRRMSRRNTFYTSFVMLVFANFTLAEQLEAELVTHIGLNPNMRLLLFYNGWDKSLGRWYYQHETTCTFEKQIYVITRAYINETRGIMKTASAHWGSHDHVVAYPALKKED from the exons ATGCACGAGCGAATCGTACCGATCCTGGCGGTAGTCTCGCTCGTGGCTGCCAGTCCCGCCGACAGCCACTTCGTGTACAAAATAG GTATCGCAGTGCGATCTTATCAGCAGCGTCACCTTTCAGGGAGCAACTGGGAAGAGAAGGCGCAGTTTCTGGCCACCTACATGGCGACTGCCTACATGTACCGAAAGGACGTGGTCCGCTTTGGTATTCACTGGATCAACAGTTCAGCTGACATAGACC TGTGCGAGCTTCGGAAGGACGGCGTGGTTGCCCTCCTCGTGTCGAACGAGTGCGCAGCGACGGCGGTTCTGGCCCGGAAAGCCCGGCAAGCTCATTTGCCCTTCCTGGCCGTCCTCAACCGTGGCTGCAGCAGGCAGTGGGTGCTCCGCAAGGCGTACGGCAACGAAGCCCTAACGGAGGATCAGCAGGAACCTTCGGAGGAGATCGAAGAACCCACGGGAACATTGCTGGTACCGTACTTCGAAGAGTTTGACACCCGCGTGGTGCTAGCCAAGATGGAGGCCATGGGTGTTAACCGGGCGCTCGTCGTCTACGACGACGTATTCG CCACGTACGCCATGGAGACGTTCAGGGAGCAGACGGAGGGGCTCAACCTGACGATGGCGTTCGTGCCGCTCGAAGCGAACCGCACGCGCGTCAAGGAGGCTATCAACCAGACGCTGCGGCGCATGTCGAGGAGAAACACCTTCTACACCTCGTTCGTCATGCTCGTGTTCGCCAACTTCACACTCGCCGAACAGCTAGAAGCTGAG CTCGTCACGCACATCGGACTCAACCCGAACATGCGGCTGCTGCTTTTCTACAACGGCTGGGACAAGAGTCTGGGACGCTGGTACTATCAGCACGAGACGACGTGCACGTTCGAGAAGCAGATATACGTCATCACACGAGCGTACATCAACGAGACCAGGGGCATCATGAAGACAGCCAGCGCCCACTGGGGCTCTCACGACCACGTG gttgcctaCCCTGCACTGAAGAAAGAGGATTAA